In Candidatus Cloacimonadota bacterium, the following are encoded in one genomic region:
- a CDS encoding GNAT family N-acetyltransferase codes for MSINLRKYRNKERFGDDYHQVCDFLVRINEGIVTKPNFLWGRWVWMISRPVDNEDQRNLIGLWEDNGVIVALATFELCFGEIHICIDNNYRFLLPEIIDYTEENLSAEGRSRIIISDNDRDLQRIAIVKGYLPSQDREPVSVLDMRTDLNYTLPDGFRIISMADGWDFYQYNRVMWRGFDHDGEPSQEREDIEWRETMLSSPHIIPELVLAVVEPNGNYASHCALWYIPGTNYAYVEPVATDHTYRKMGLGKAVVLEAIMRAGKLGAKEIYVYSDQQFYCNLGFYPVVSETWWEKRL; via the coding sequence ATGAGTATCAACTTGAGAAAGTATCGAAATAAAGAACGCTTTGGTGATGATTACCATCAAGTTTGTGATTTTCTTGTCCGGATTAATGAAGGAATTGTCACTAAACCAAATTTTCTTTGGGGTAGATGGGTTTGGATGATCAGTCGACCTGTTGATAATGAGGATCAGAGGAACCTGATAGGTTTATGGGAAGATAATGGCGTAATAGTTGCTTTAGCTACTTTTGAACTCTGTTTCGGAGAGATCCATATCTGTATTGATAATAACTATCGGTTTCTGCTTCCTGAAATCATTGACTATACTGAAGAAAACCTTTCAGCAGAGGGAAGATCGAGGATCATTATCTCTGACAATGACAGAGATCTACAGAGAATAGCAATAGTGAAGGGCTACTTACCAAGTCAGGACAGAGAGCCGGTGTCGGTTTTGGATATGAGGACTGATCTTAACTATACCTTACCCGATGGTTTTAGAATAATCAGTATGGCAGATGGCTGGGATTTTTACCAATATAACCGCGTCATGTGGCGTGGTTTCGATCATGATGGTGAACCTTCACAAGAGCGAGAAGATATTGAATGGAGAGAGACTATGCTGAGCAGTCCTCATATCATTCCTGAATTGGTTCTGGCTGTCGTTGAACCTAATGGTAATTATGCTTCTCATTGTGCACTCTGGTATATTCCCGGTACTAATTATGCCTATGTTGAACCGGTTGCTACTGATCATACATATAGAAAAATGGGTTTAGGAAAGGCCGTTGTTTTAGAAGCTATTATGCGAGCTGGCAAGTTAGGAGCAAAAGAGATCTATGTCTATTCAGACCAGCAATTTTATTGCAATCTCGGTTTTTATCCAGTTGTTTCTGAAACATGGTGGGAGAAGAGACTTTGA
- a CDS encoding OsmC family protein: MATTTFKATVKWLGDKTYCEGTSRGFKVGIDEPPQLGGDDKAMNPVEMLLNSLGGCMSICAAAFAKKFDVDLKGFHVDLEGDLDPEGFLGINQDVRPGYQVIRYKMHFDSPSPKENIEKLKKYIKQKCPVSDTLCGVQVKES; the protein is encoded by the coding sequence ATGGCAACTACAACATTTAAAGCAACTGTAAAGTGGTTAGGAGATAAAACTTACTGCGAAGGTACTTCCAGAGGATTTAAAGTCGGGATAGACGAACCGCCACAATTAGGTGGAGATGATAAGGCAATGAACCCGGTTGAGATGTTACTTAACTCACTGGGTGGATGTATGTCGATTTGTGCAGCCGCCTTTGCTAAAAAATTCGATGTTGATCTGAAAGGATTTCATGTCGATTTGGAAGGTGATCTTGATCCGGAAGGGTTTCTCGGCATCAATCAAGATGTCAGACCCGGATACCAGGTGATCAGATATAAAATGCATTTCGATTCCCCTTCACCAAAAGAAAACATCGAGAAGCTTAAAAAGTACATCAAACAAAAATGCCCGGTATCAGATACTCTCTGTGGAGTTCAAGTCAAGGAATCTTGA
- a CDS encoding glycine C-acetyltransferase: MMSEKFTKEIRQQLDSIMGTGTYKTERILVTPQSPEIELANGQKVINLCSNNYLGLANHPEVIKKAKRALEIWGYGMASVRFICGTQKIHKELEAKMSNYLGMEDTILYSSCFDANGGLFEPLFAEDSAIISDALNHASIIDGVRLCKAQRFRYKHSDMNELEEDLKRSANCKFRLIVTDGVFSMDGDIAKLPEICDLAEKYDALVMVDDSHATGYIGPTGRGTIEHCGVQGRVDIISTTFGKALGGSSGGCISGSRELIEFLRQRSRPYIFSNTIAPPIVATVIKIIDILTESNNFRAHLMTNAKYFRKGMIEAGFDIIHGDTAIVPVMIYNEPLAIQMADKLLQEGVYVIGFTYPVVPVGQARIRVQLSAAHSLYHLDRAIESFVKVGKELNVLK; this comes from the coding sequence ATGATGTCAGAAAAATTTACGAAAGAGATCAGACAACAGCTTGATAGTATAATGGGTACAGGTACATACAAAACCGAACGTATTCTGGTTACTCCCCAAAGCCCTGAAATAGAGCTGGCTAATGGTCAAAAGGTAATAAATCTTTGTTCCAATAACTATCTGGGGTTGGCAAACCATCCGGAAGTGATCAAAAAAGCTAAAAGAGCATTAGAGATCTGGGGCTATGGTATGGCTTCAGTGCGATTTATTTGTGGTACGCAAAAGATCCACAAAGAGCTGGAAGCAAAAATGTCTAACTACCTCGGTATGGAAGATACTATCCTTTACTCATCCTGTTTCGATGCCAACGGTGGTCTCTTTGAACCCTTATTCGCAGAAGATAGCGCTATTATCTCAGATGCCCTCAATCATGCATCCATAATTGATGGCGTGAGATTGTGTAAAGCACAAAGATTTCGTTATAAACATTCCGACATGAATGAACTGGAAGAAGATCTGAAGCGATCAGCTAACTGCAAATTCCGACTCATTGTGACTGATGGAGTATTTTCCATGGATGGTGATATTGCCAAATTACCGGAGATATGTGATCTGGCTGAAAAATATGATGCCTTGGTTATGGTAGATGATTCACATGCTACCGGATATATAGGACCGACAGGGCGAGGTACTATCGAGCATTGTGGGGTGCAAGGTCGAGTTGATATTATCAGTACTACTTTCGGTAAAGCTCTTGGTGGTTCTTCTGGAGGATGTATTTCAGGTTCTCGAGAGCTTATCGAATTTCTTCGGCAAAGATCACGCCCCTATATCTTCTCCAATACTATAGCTCCGCCAATTGTGGCAACAGTTATTAAGATCATTGATATACTAACAGAATCTAACAACTTCAGAGCTCACCTGATGACCAATGCCAAGTATTTCAGAAAAGGAATGATCGAGGCGGGTTTTGACATAATTCATGGAGATACAGCAATTGTTCCCGTTATGATCTACAATGAACCTCTGGCTATTCAGATGGCTGATAAACTTCTACAGGAAGGGGTTTATGTGATCGGCTTTACTTATCCGGTAGTTCCGGTAGGACAAGCACGTATTCGTGTCCAACTCTCGGCTGCTCATTCGCTTTATCATCTGGACAGAGCAATTGAATCATTTGTCAAGGTCGGGAAAGAACTGAACGTACTGAAATAG